The following are from one region of the Yoonia sp. R2331 genome:
- a CDS encoding EI24 domain-containing protein, which translates to MIFQDFLKALEQLPDPRFRRVLFLGLGLTVALLVGAYAIVLGLINLLTGETTTLPGGYEVTWLGDLLSLGSLVLMLVLSVFLMIPVASAITSLFLDDVAAAVEKVHYPHARPVGRVPFFDGLRDSVNFLGVIVGANILALVLYIPLFFIPFAPLILFYALNGYLLGREYFIVAAMRREGRIGAAEMRKAHKGEVWLAGCLMAVPLTVPLLNLFIPIVGAATFTHIYHRLARQD; encoded by the coding sequence ATGATCTTTCAGGACTTTCTGAAAGCGCTTGAGCAGTTGCCTGACCCGCGCTTTCGCCGCGTGCTGTTTTTGGGGCTTGGGTTGACCGTGGCCCTGCTGGTTGGGGCCTATGCCATTGTTCTGGGGCTGATTAACCTTTTGACCGGAGAGACCACAACTCTGCCCGGCGGCTATGAGGTGACATGGCTTGGTGATCTTTTGTCGCTGGGGTCACTGGTGCTGATGCTGGTGCTGTCGGTCTTTCTGATGATCCCGGTCGCGAGTGCCATCACCTCGCTCTTTCTGGATGACGTGGCCGCAGCTGTGGAAAAGGTGCATTACCCCCATGCACGCCCCGTCGGCCGCGTGCCGTTCTTCGACGGACTGCGCGATTCGGTGAACTTTCTGGGGGTGATTGTCGGGGCCAACATTCTGGCGCTAGTGCTATACATCCCGCTGTTCTTTATCCCCTTTGCGCCGCTGATCCTGTTCTATGCGCTCAATGGCTATCTGCTGGGGCGGGAATATTTCATCGTGGCTGCCATGCGCCGCGAAGGCCGGATCGGGGCGGCGGAGATGCGCAAGGCCCACAAGGGCGAGGTTTGGCTGGCCGGGTGTCTGATGGCGGTGCCGCTGACGGTGCCGCTTTTGAACCTTTTCATCCCGATTGTGGGGGCCGCGACCTTTACCCACATCTACCACCGGCTGGCGCGTCAGGACTGA
- a CDS encoding DUF1467 family protein gives MGPVSGLVLFAVVWAMVFFIVLPLRMVSQGDVGEVVPGTHKSAPANPQIKRKAKITTLWAFGIWAILAGIIWSGAIGVRDIDWFNRMATPDLGQS, from the coding sequence ATGGGCCCGGTATCCGGTCTGGTCCTTTTTGCAGTCGTCTGGGCGATGGTGTTTTTCATCGTCCTGCCACTGCGCATGGTTTCTCAGGGCGACGTGGGCGAAGTCGTGCCCGGCACCCATAAATCCGCCCCCGCCAACCCACAGATCAAACGCAAGGCCAAGATCACCACGCTCTGGGCCTTTGGCATCTGGGCTATTCTGGCAGGTATCATCTGGTCAGGTGCGATTGGCGTGCGTGACATCGACTGGTTCAACCGGATGGCAACACCTGATCTGGGTCAGTCCTGA
- the mce gene encoding methylmalonyl-CoA epimerase: MIGRLNHVAIAVPDLEAASAQYRTALGADVGAPQDEPDHGVTVVFITLPNTKIELLYPLGENSPIQGFLDKNPSGGIHHICYEVDDINAASDRLVAEGARVLGAPKIGAHGKPVIFLHPKDFNGCLIELEQV; the protein is encoded by the coding sequence ATGATCGGTCGCCTCAACCACGTCGCCATCGCTGTCCCCGACTTGGAAGCTGCCAGCGCGCAATATCGCACCGCCCTTGGTGCCGATGTGGGCGCGCCGCAGGATGAACCCGATCACGGCGTCACCGTGGTCTTCATCACCTTGCCCAACACCAAGATCGAACTGCTTTACCCGCTGGGCGAAAACTCTCCGATTCAGGGGTTTCTCGACAAGAACCCATCGGGCGGCATCCACCACATCTGCTATGAAGTTGACGACATCAATGCCGCCAGCGACCGCCTTGTCGCCGAAGGCGCGCGGGTGCTGGGCGCGCCCAAGATCGGGGCACATGGCAAGCCGGTGATTTTCCTGCATCCCAAGGACTTCAACGGATGCCTGATCGAGTTGGAGCAGGTCTGA
- a CDS encoding response regulator codes for MEGLDDFKAMRQATALRPLLGLTVLLVEDSRFACEAVRMLCLRSGARIRRADSLQSARKHLNVYRPSVVIIDVGLPDGSGLPLIADLARGSPRIDVVLGTSGDLDAEGEVIAAGADGFLSKPIASLAAFQSAILAHLPADRQPPGPRLISDEVVEPDRIAFHDDLSHVAEVLRTPATDGSIDYVTQFLGGVARSADDSDLHDAVHRLKTLRQKGAPLQQGLSQLTDLVESRLAAGGPL; via the coding sequence ATGGAAGGCTTGGACGATTTCAAGGCAATGCGACAGGCAACGGCCCTGCGGCCATTGCTGGGGTTGACGGTTCTATTGGTCGAAGACAGCCGATTTGCGTGCGAGGCGGTGCGCATGTTGTGCCTGCGATCGGGTGCGCGGATCAGACGGGCCGATAGCCTGCAATCGGCGCGCAAACATCTGAATGTTTATCGCCCCTCGGTGGTGATTATTGATGTGGGGCTGCCCGATGGCTCTGGCTTGCCGTTGATTGCGGACCTTGCCCGCGGATCGCCCCGCATTGACGTGGTGCTTGGCACCAGTGGTGATCTGGATGCCGAAGGTGAAGTGATTGCCGCGGGCGCGGACGGCTTTCTGTCGAAACCGATCGCCAGCCTTGCGGCGTTCCAATCCGCGATTCTAGCCCATCTGCCCGCAGACCGGCAGCCACCGGGGCCGCGCCTGATCTCGGACGAGGTGGTGGAACCTGACCGCATCGCGTTTCATGACGACCTGAGCCATGTGGCAGAGGTGCTGCGCACCCCCGCCACGGACGGGTCGATTGATTATGTGACGCAGTTTCTGGGCGGCGTGGCCCGCAGTGCTGATGACAGCGATTTGCATGATGCCGTTCACCGGTTGAAAACGCTGCGCCAAAAGGGTGCGCCGCTGCAACAGGGGCTGTCGCAACTGACCGATCTGGTGGAAAGCCGCTTGGCCGCAGGCGGCCCGCTTTAG
- a CDS encoding GNAT family N-acetyltransferase translates to MTNRPLGPIVPDWTPAADPAGLDLTGHHANLRPLDAADAMGLWKVFEGADWVWDYLYEPAPPDFDTFARIISGVAARGESPAYVVRPEGGNEPLGYLTFYTVVRESGNIEIGNVNFSPALQGTAFATEAFSLMLRWAFGHGYRRVEWKCNALNAPSRRAAQRLGFSFEGVFRQHLVVKGRNRDTAWLAMTDGDWNRIGPAHDAWLSPGNFDASGAQRQSLAALTWPHLATRDPSV, encoded by the coding sequence ATGACCAACCGCCCGCTTGGCCCGATTGTGCCGGACTGGACACCTGCCGCTGACCCCGCGGGGCTGGACCTGACCGGGCATCATGCGAACCTGCGCCCGCTTGATGCGGCAGATGCGATGGGGCTTTGGAAGGTATTTGAAGGGGCTGATTGGGTATGGGATTACCTCTATGAACCCGCGCCGCCCGATTTTGACACCTTCGCGCGGATCATCAGCGGGGTTGCCGCCCGCGGCGAAAGCCCGGCCTATGTGGTGCGGCCTGAAGGTGGCAACGAACCGCTGGGCTATCTGACGTTCTACACCGTTGTCCGGGAAAGCGGGAACATCGAGATTGGCAACGTCAACTTCTCACCTGCGTTGCAAGGCACAGCCTTCGCGACAGAGGCGTTTTCTCTGATGCTGCGCTGGGCCTTCGGCCACGGCTACCGCCGGGTGGAATGGAAATGCAATGCGCTGAACGCGCCATCGCGCCGGGCCGCCCAGCGGCTGGGTTTCAGTTTTGAAGGCGTCTTCCGCCAGCATCTGGTGGTCAAGGGCCGCAACCGGGATACGGCCTGGCTGGCGATGACCGATGGCGACTGGAACCGGATCGGTCCTGCACATGACGCTTGGCTTTCACCGGGCAACTTTGATGCCAGCGGGGCGCAACGGCAGTCACTCGCCGCCCTGACCTGGCCGCATCTGGCCACGCGCGATCCCAGCGTCTAA
- a CDS encoding DUF1501 domain-containing protein: MDRRSFLLQSAALGCSAAASPLLTPVAFAEAPGDNRLVVIILRGAMDGIDALRPLGDPAFAALRPGLNDGKHADLDGFWGLHPALKPLLPLWQAGQVGAVQATSTPYRNKRSHFDGQDILEAGVLQIGGGATGWLNRLLTTLPNAAAETAYAIGREQMAILSGPAAASRWSPDANLRLSGQAQRLLEIVYHDDPLFRDAAAQAIEIAALVKEQEATEVEDPDAMAMMQAVQSGGVHVNLAEFAAARLRGATRIASFSLGGWDTHQNQAFALDRALARLSDTILTLRAQLGPVWDKTAVLCLTEFGRTAFENGTRGTDHGTGGAMLYAGGALRGGAVRGTWPGLEEAALFDRRDVMPTSDVRTLAGWVMRGMFGTTASDIENVVFPGLDLGDDPGLLL; the protein is encoded by the coding sequence ATGGACCGGCGATCGTTCCTTTTGCAAAGCGCGGCACTGGGCTGTTCGGCCGCCGCCAGCCCGCTGTTGACGCCCGTGGCCTTTGCCGAGGCACCCGGCGACAACCGTTTGGTGGTGATCATTCTGCGTGGCGCGATGGATGGCATCGACGCGCTGCGCCCCTTGGGCGATCCGGCCTTTGCTGCCCTGCGTCCGGGCCTGAACGACGGCAAGCACGCAGATCTGGACGGGTTCTGGGGGCTGCATCCGGCGCTGAAACCGCTGCTGCCGCTCTGGCAAGCCGGGCAGGTTGGTGCGGTGCAGGCAACCTCGACCCCGTACCGCAACAAGCGCAGCCATTTTGATGGGCAGGACATTTTAGAGGCGGGCGTGCTGCAAATCGGTGGTGGCGCGACCGGCTGGCTCAACCGCTTGCTGACCACGCTGCCCAATGCGGCGGCAGAGACGGCTTATGCCATCGGACGTGAACAGATGGCGATCCTGTCGGGGCCTGCTGCCGCCTCTCGCTGGTCGCCGGATGCCAATTTGCGATTGTCCGGGCAGGCGCAGCGGCTTTTGGAAATCGTCTATCACGATGACCCGCTGTTCCGGGATGCCGCCGCGCAAGCCATTGAAATTGCAGCCCTTGTGAAAGAGCAAGAGGCGACAGAGGTCGAAGACCCCGATGCGATGGCGATGATGCAGGCGGTGCAATCGGGCGGTGTGCATGTGAACTTGGCCGAGTTTGCCGCCGCGCGGTTGCGTGGTGCGACGCGGATTGCCAGTTTTTCGCTTGGCGGCTGGGATACCCACCAAAATCAGGCCTTCGCGCTGGATCGGGCACTGGCCCGGTTGTCTGACACCATTCTGACCCTGCGCGCCCAGCTTGGCCCGGTCTGGGACAAGACGGCGGTGCTGTGCCTGACAGAGTTTGGCCGCACCGCCTTTGAAAACGGCACACGCGGCACTGATCATGGCACCGGTGGTGCGATGCTTTATGCCGGTGGTGCGTTGCGCGGTGGGGCGGTGCGCGGAACGTGGCCCGGTCTGGAAGAGGCTGCACTTTTTGACCGCCGCGATGTGATGCCGACCAGCGATGTGCGCACCCTTGCCGGTTGGGTCATGCGCGGCATGTTTGGCACCACCGCCAGCGACATCGAAAATGTCGTGTTTCCGGGGCTTGATCTGGGGGATGATCCCGGCCTGTTGCTTTGA
- a CDS encoding DUF1800 family protein yields MTMFDPTLALVRFGTGLSPRFARPVGVDSLIAELGGDDAMATAFPISGFADTRPSHATLGWINRAAKTAVDTPDEAAAMQARNMVRGEVRVVRQAHHLATVARAVDDPSGLRERLVAFWADHFTVIRRPFETAHLVTPYVEDAIRSHVTGSFAQMLRAVVTHPMMLIYLEQFRSIGPASPTGQRRNVGLNENLARELLELHLLGVDGTYSQRDVRELAELLTGLSYSERRGFYFDRNRVEPGGETVLGLSFASDATLDNVLGAMDALAALPDTATHLARKMAVHFVHDDPDPDLVAAMAAGFGPQGDLMGMTAAMLRHPAAWAVSRVKVRTPQQFITASLRALGVTGETVMAADRRIYQQVLARPLQVMGQPWENPGGPDGWPEDAASWIIPQAMAGRITWAMQVPRRIVADLPDPRDFVQTALGDLATEDVIFVAGAAENKAEGVGVILASAAFQRR; encoded by the coding sequence ATGACGATGTTTGATCCGACCCTGGCGCTTGTGCGGTTTGGCACGGGCCTAAGCCCTCGATTTGCGCGCCCGGTGGGGGTTGATTCGCTCATTGCAGAGCTTGGGGGCGACGATGCAATGGCTACAGCCTTCCCAATCTCGGGCTTTGCGGACACCCGGCCCAGCCATGCCACCCTTGGCTGGATCAACCGCGCGGCGAAAACGGCCGTGGACACCCCCGATGAAGCGGCGGCCATGCAGGCCCGCAACATGGTGCGCGGCGAGGTGCGCGTGGTGCGACAGGCGCACCATCTGGCCACAGTGGCCCGCGCGGTGGACGACCCCAGCGGGTTGCGCGAACGTCTGGTGGCCTTTTGGGCAGATCACTTCACCGTCATCCGCCGCCCGTTCGAGACAGCGCATCTGGTCACACCCTATGTGGAGGACGCCATCCGCAGCCACGTCACCGGGTCCTTTGCGCAGATGCTGCGTGCAGTGGTCACGCATCCGATGATGCTGATCTATCTGGAACAATTCCGGTCCATTGGCCCGGCCTCGCCGACCGGGCAGCGCCGCAATGTGGGGCTGAACGAAAACCTGGCGCGGGAATTGCTTGAACTGCATCTGCTGGGGGTTGATGGCACCTACAGCCAACGCGACGTGCGCGAACTGGCAGAGCTTTTGACCGGGCTCAGCTATTCGGAACGGCGGGGTTTCTACTTTGATCGCAACCGGGTGGAACCGGGGGGCGAGACGGTGCTGGGGCTGTCGTTTGCCAGTGATGCGACGTTGGACAATGTGCTTGGCGCGATGGATGCGCTGGCGGCGTTGCCGGATACGGCGACGCATCTGGCCCGCAAGATGGCGGTGCATTTTGTGCATGATGATCCAGACCCCGATTTGGTGGCCGCTATGGCCGCAGGCTTTGGGCCGCAGGGTGATCTGATGGGCATGACCGCCGCGATGTTGCGGCATCCAGCGGCCTGGGCCGTAAGCCGGGTCAAGGTCCGCACGCCGCAGCAATTCATCACCGCCAGCCTGCGCGCCCTTGGCGTAACCGGTGAGACGGTGATGGCCGCGGACCGCCGGATCTACCAGCAGGTGCTGGCGCGGCCTTTGCAAGTGATGGGTCAGCCGTGGGAAAACCCAGGCGGCCCCGATGGCTGGCCCGAGGATGCAGCCAGTTGGATCATCCCACAAGCGATGGCCGGGCGGATCACCTGGGCGATGCAGGTGCCCCGGCGGATTGTCGCGGACCTGCCTGACCCCCGTGATTTTGTCCAAACCGCGCTGGGCGATCTGGCAACAGAAGACGTGATCTTTGTCGCCGGTGCGGCTGAAAACAAGGCCGAAGGCGTGGGGGTCATTCTGGCCTCTGCCGCTTTCCAGCGGAGGTGA
- a CDS encoding L,D-transpeptidase, with translation MLNRRHFLASAAAFSASPVVADGHWALAELPDTLAPRVVVMNNALPAGQIHVVPDEYSLYWTLPGGRAIRYFVGVGRDSLYEPGIYTIKAKKEWPSWRPTDDMMERTPAYREWEDGMEGGPTNPLGARALYLFQGNRDTFLRIHGTHLPNTIGKDVSNGCARLINRQIVDLYNRVPKGTVVYMYEKDILPPVVAGSGDSA, from the coding sequence ATGTTAAACCGTCGCCATTTTCTGGCCAGTGCTGCTGCGTTTTCGGCAAGCCCCGTTGTGGCCGATGGCCATTGGGCCCTGGCCGAGCTGCCCGATACCCTCGCCCCGCGCGTGGTCGTGATGAACAATGCCCTGCCCGCAGGCCAAATCCACGTGGTGCCGGATGAGTATTCGCTTTACTGGACGCTGCCCGGTGGCCGCGCGATCCGCTATTTCGTAGGCGTGGGCCGGGATTCGCTCTACGAGCCGGGGATTTACACCATCAAGGCCAAGAAAGAATGGCCCAGCTGGCGGCCCACCGACGACATGATGGAACGCACACCTGCCTACCGCGAATGGGAAGACGGCATGGAAGGCGGCCCAACCAATCCGCTGGGCGCGCGCGCGCTGTATCTGTTCCAAGGGAACCGCGACACGTTCCTGCGCATCCACGGCACGCATCTGCCCAACACGATTGGCAAAGATGTCTCAAACGGTTGCGCACGCCTGATCAACCGCCAGATTGTTGATCTTTATAACCGCGTCCCCAAGGGCACCGTGGTCTACATGTACGAAAAAGACATCCTGCCCCCCGTCGTGGCAGGGAGTGGCGACAGCGCCTAA
- a CDS encoding DMT family transporter encodes MAIHLVFLALLMGAIISIYLPMISRTAQLLGSGPMANVPFFAIALLSSVVIAMATGARAAQFQKISTLPLWLLTAGVMSAGMIIGSSYLVPRIGIGAFFVLLVSGQVLAAMIFGYLGLFGVPASAMTWGKALGAVLVIAGVYLVTFR; translated from the coding sequence ATGGCAATTCATTTGGTTTTTCTCGCGCTTTTGATGGGCGCGATCATATCGATCTATTTACCGATGATTTCACGCACTGCGCAATTGCTGGGCTCTGGTCCGATGGCGAACGTGCCGTTCTTTGCCATCGCGCTGTTATCGTCGGTGGTGATTGCAATGGCGACGGGCGCTCGTGCGGCGCAGTTTCAGAAGATCAGCACCTTACCGCTGTGGCTATTGACGGCGGGTGTGATGAGCGCGGGCATGATCATCGGATCAAGCTATCTGGTCCCACGGATCGGCATCGGCGCGTTTTTTGTGCTGCTCGTTTCCGGGCAGGTGCTGGCGGCGATGATTTTTGGCTATTTGGGGCTATTTGGTGTGCCCGCTTCTGCGATGACATGGGGCAAGGCGCTGGGCGCGGTCCTTGTCATCGCAGGCGTTTATCTCGTGACGTTTCGGTGA
- the aspS gene encoding aspartate--tRNA ligase, translating to MHAYRSHTCVDLTAANVGDNVRLSGWVHRVRDHGGILFIDLRDHFGITQVLCDPDSAAFADVEKVRSEWCIRIDGEVKARDPELVNTKLPTGEVEVFVRDIEVLGAAKELPLMVFGEQEYPEETRLKYRYLDLRREAMQENMKLRSDVVASMRRRMWDSGFREYQTPIITASSPEGARDFLVPSRLHPGKFYALPQAPQQFKQLIMVSGFDKYFQIAPCFRDEDPRADRSPTDFYQLDLEMSFVEQQDVFDTIQPVITGIFEEFGGGRKVDQTWEQISYRDAALWYGSDKPDLRNPIKMQVVSEHFKGSGFAIFAKLLENEGTEVRAIPAPTGGSRKFCDRMNAFAQKEGLPGMGYIFWRDKTADAVAQELGITVKEAQAKLKSGEVEGGMEAAGPLAKNIGPERTEAIRQQLGLGKGDAAFFLGGKPKAFEGVAGKARNVIGEELGLTDQNRFAFAWIVDFPIYERDEETGKIDFEHNPFSMPQGGMAALEGDPMDVLGFQYDLACNGYELVSGAIRNHRPEIMFKAFEIAGYGKDEVEKRFGGMVNAFQYGAPPHGGCAAGIDRIVMLLADQQNIREVIMFPMNQRAEDLMMDAPSEPQNEQLRELRLRVLPSES from the coding sequence ATGCACGCCTATCGCTCTCATACTTGTGTTGACCTGACGGCGGCCAACGTCGGCGATAACGTGCGCCTGTCGGGCTGGGTGCATCGGGTGCGCGATCACGGCGGAATCCTGTTCATCGACCTGCGCGATCACTTTGGCATCACGCAGGTGCTGTGCGACCCCGATTCCGCGGCCTTTGCCGATGTGGAAAAGGTACGCAGCGAGTGGTGCATCCGCATTGATGGCGAGGTGAAGGCCCGCGACCCCGAGCTTGTGAACACCAAGCTGCCCACCGGTGAGGTCGAGGTTTTTGTGCGCGACATCGAGGTACTGGGCGCTGCGAAAGAGCTGCCGCTGATGGTCTTTGGCGAACAGGAATACCCTGAAGAGACACGGCTGAAGTATCGCTATCTCGACCTGCGCCGCGAAGCGATGCAAGAGAACATGAAGCTGCGGTCTGATGTTGTCGCATCCATGCGTCGGCGCATGTGGGACAGCGGATTTCGCGAATATCAGACGCCGATCATCACCGCGTCCAGCCCCGAAGGCGCGCGGGATTTTCTGGTGCCAAGCCGTCTGCACCCCGGCAAGTTCTACGCCCTGCCACAAGCGCCCCAGCAGTTCAAACAGCTGATCATGGTGTCGGGCTTTGACAAGTATTTCCAGATCGCACCCTGTTTCCGCGATGAAGACCCGCGCGCCGACCGCTCGCCTACGGATTTCTACCAACTGGATCTCGAGATGTCGTTTGTCGAACAGCAGGATGTCTTCGACACGATCCAACCGGTGATCACCGGCATTTTTGAAGAGTTCGGCGGTGGTCGCAAAGTGGACCAGACGTGGGAGCAGATTTCCTATCGTGATGCGGCGTTGTGGTATGGCAGCGACAAGCCCGACCTGCGCAACCCGATCAAGATGCAGGTTGTCTCTGAGCACTTCAAAGGCTCTGGCTTTGCGATCTTTGCCAAGCTTCTGGAAAACGAAGGCACGGAAGTGCGTGCGATCCCGGCACCCACCGGCGGATCGCGCAAGTTCTGTGACCGCATGAACGCCTTTGCCCAGAAAGAAGGGCTGCCGGGGATGGGCTATATCTTCTGGCGCGACAAAACGGCGGATGCGGTGGCGCAAGAGCTGGGGATCACCGTGAAAGAAGCGCAGGCCAAGCTTAAATCGGGCGAGGTTGAGGGCGGCATGGAAGCCGCAGGACCGCTGGCCAAGAACATCGGACCAGAGCGGACCGAAGCCATCCGCCAGCAGTTGGGCCTTGGCAAAGGCGACGCCGCGTTCTTCCTTGGCGGCAAGCCCAAGGCGTTTGAAGGTGTGGCTGGCAAGGCGCGGAACGTCATCGGCGAAGAGTTGGGGCTGACCGATCAGAACCGCTTTGCCTTTGCATGGATCGTGGATTTCCCGATTTACGAGCGCGACGAAGAGACCGGCAAGATCGACTTTGAACACAACCCGTTCTCCATGCCGCAAGGTGGGATGGCCGCGTTGGAAGGTGATCCAATGGACGTGCTCGGGTTCCAGTATGATCTGGCCTGCAACGGCTACGAACTGGTGTCAGGGGCGATCCGGAACCACCGGCCCGAAATCATGTTCAAAGCGTTTGAGATTGCAGGCTACGGCAAGGACGAGGTCGAAAAGCGCTTTGGCGGCATGGTCAACGCGTTCCAGTATGGCGCACCGCCCCACGGCGGCTGTGCCGCTGGCATCGACCGGATCGTGATGCTGCTGGCCGATCAGCAGAACATCCGCGAGGTCATCATGTTCCCGATGAACCAGCGTGCCGAAGACCTGATGATGGACGCCCCGTCAGAGCCGCAGAACGAACAATTGCGCGAATTGCGCCTGCGCGTATTGCCTTCCGAAAGCTAA